In Stenotrophomonas sp. ESTM1D_MKCIP4_1, a single genomic region encodes these proteins:
- a CDS encoding phytase: MARGMTLLAAAMAACLAAGCTPSADPAAAGSAATAGAPRAVSTIAEAFLTPMTPDDNIDSPAAWKAPDGSTWLIATAKATDKLVVYDGSTGQHLRDVGTAGTALGQFDRPNGISVTDDLLWIVERDNHRVQVFSLPDFTPLAVFGAADLRKPYGLWVDRRADGYSVYVTDSWDNGEDAQGKDILPPLAELDKRVRQYHVTRDGAKVEATLAASIGDTSEAGALRVVESIWGDPANDRLLIAEEDESYGSEFKVYTLAGRFTGTTFGRDVFKAQAEGVMLRTCGKDGWWITTEQGKQRSVFHLFDRHTLKPVGAFQGNTVANTDGIWMMQQPSPRFPHGALYAVHDDQGVVAFDWEAIARQLSLPLECGA, from the coding sequence ATGGCGCGTGGCATGACCCTGCTGGCCGCCGCGATGGCCGCCTGCCTTGCCGCTGGCTGCACGCCGTCGGCCGATCCGGCTGCGGCCGGCAGCGCTGCCACGGCCGGAGCACCGCGTGCGGTGTCGACCATCGCCGAGGCGTTCCTGACCCCGATGACCCCGGACGACAACATTGATTCGCCGGCCGCCTGGAAGGCACCGGATGGCAGCACCTGGCTGATCGCCACCGCCAAGGCCACCGACAAGCTGGTGGTGTACGACGGCAGCACCGGCCAGCACCTGCGGGATGTCGGTACCGCGGGCACCGCACTGGGCCAGTTCGACCGCCCCAATGGCATTTCGGTGACCGACGACCTGCTGTGGATCGTCGAGCGCGACAACCACCGCGTGCAGGTGTTTTCCCTGCCGGACTTCACCCCGCTGGCGGTGTTCGGCGCCGCCGATCTGCGCAAGCCGTACGGCCTGTGGGTGGACCGCCGCGCCGATGGCTACAGTGTCTATGTCACCGATTCCTGGGACAACGGCGAAGACGCACAGGGCAAGGACATCCTGCCGCCACTGGCTGAACTGGACAAGCGCGTGCGCCAGTACCACGTCACCCGCGATGGCGCCAAGGTCGAAGCGACCCTGGCGGCCAGCATCGGTGACACCAGCGAGGCCGGCGCGCTGCGCGTGGTCGAGTCGATCTGGGGCGACCCGGCCAACGATCGCCTGCTGATCGCCGAGGAAGATGAAAGCTACGGCAGCGAATTCAAGGTCTACACGCTGGCCGGCCGCTTCACCGGTACCACCTTTGGCCGCGATGTGTTCAAGGCGCAGGCCGAGGGCGTGATGCTGCGCACCTGCGGCAAGGATGGCTGGTGGATCACCACCGAACAGGGCAAGCAACGCAGTGTGTTCCATCTGTTCGACCGCCATACGCTGAAGCCGGTCGGTGCCTTCCAGGGCAACACCGTGGCCAACACCGATGGCATCTGGATGATGCAGCAGCCCAGCCCGCGCTTCCCGCACGGCGCGCTGTATGCGGTGCATGACGACCAGGGCGTGGTGGCGTTCGACTGGGAAGCCATTGCCAGGCAGCTGTCGCTGCCGCTGGAGTGTGGCGCATGA
- a CDS encoding fibronectin type III domain-containing protein, whose protein sequence is MNALALGLLLAAPLLAGAAAEPNTQVPQGSRHYAATPLPDRIVASPSADPAHAFAVAWRTDGSVQSPLLEVAVAGDSPAIEGVRQVRATTRTLQSENGLSHHHRVQVDGLQPDTLYVYRVQGNGGWSAWNQLRTAGVPGQPLTLLYFGDTQNKNLSHVSRVVRAAQKTAPDARVSLFAGDLVSGGDGADDSEWGEWFAATGWLAQETLVAPAIGNHEYFEEFEDTPQERRVLGRHWPVTFALPGNGVGAADTSTYWFDVQDVRVVVLDGTSALDLGTAQAQARWLDTVLSGNPRAWTIVLLHQPFYSPREGRQNAELQDVLQPVIRRHKVDLVLQGHDHTYGRRGEGQAATPQYVVTVAGPKQYRLSDEAKQTMDPVAEDTQLFQVLHIDPQQLRYEARTVTGRLYDAFELRRAADGSTQKIELSEGRITPRACPRAQTAKGRADRCWE, encoded by the coding sequence ATGAATGCCCTCGCGCTGGGCCTGCTGCTTGCCGCACCGCTGCTGGCGGGCGCCGCCGCCGAGCCCAATACCCAGGTTCCGCAGGGCAGCCGTCACTACGCCGCCACGCCACTGCCGGACCGCATCGTGGCCTCGCCGTCGGCCGATCCAGCACATGCCTTCGCGGTGGCCTGGCGTACCGATGGCAGCGTGCAGTCGCCGCTGCTGGAAGTGGCCGTGGCCGGTGATTCGCCGGCCATCGAAGGCGTGCGCCAGGTGCGTGCGACGACCCGGACGCTGCAGAGCGAGAACGGCCTGTCCCATCATCATCGTGTGCAGGTGGACGGGCTGCAGCCGGACACGCTGTATGTCTACCGCGTGCAGGGCAACGGCGGCTGGAGTGCCTGGAACCAGCTGCGCACCGCAGGCGTTCCGGGTCAGCCGCTTACCCTGCTGTACTTCGGCGATACCCAGAACAAGAACCTCAGCCATGTCAGCCGCGTGGTGCGGGCGGCGCAGAAGACCGCGCCGGATGCGCGGGTGAGCCTGTTTGCGGGCGATCTGGTCAGCGGTGGCGACGGCGCGGACGATAGCGAATGGGGTGAATGGTTCGCGGCGACCGGTTGGTTGGCACAGGAAACGCTGGTGGCACCGGCCATCGGCAACCACGAATACTTCGAGGAATTTGAAGATACGCCGCAGGAAAGGCGCGTGCTGGGCCGCCACTGGCCGGTTACCTTCGCGCTGCCGGGCAACGGCGTGGGCGCAGCCGATACCAGCACCTACTGGTTCGACGTGCAGGACGTGCGCGTGGTGGTGCTCGATGGCACCTCGGCCCTCGATCTGGGCACCGCGCAGGCGCAGGCCCGCTGGCTTGACACCGTGCTGAGCGGCAACCCGCGTGCGTGGACGATCGTGCTGCTGCACCAACCGTTCTATTCGCCGCGCGAGGGGCGCCAGAACGCGGAACTGCAGGACGTGCTGCAGCCGGTGATCCGCCGCCACAAGGTGGATCTGGTGCTGCAGGGCCATGACCACACCTACGGCCGCCGTGGCGAAGGGCAGGCCGCGACGCCACAGTACGTGGTGACCGTGGCTGGCCCGAAGCAGTACCGGCTGTCGGACGAGGCGAAGCAGACCATGGACCCGGTGGCCGAAGACACCCAGTTGTTCCAGGTGTTGCACATCGATCCGCAGCAGTTGCGCTACGAAGCCCGCACCGTCACCGGCCGTCTGTACGACGCCTTCGAGCTGCGCCGGGCTGCCGATGGCAGCACGCAGAAGATCGAGCTGTCCGAGGGGCGCATCACCCCGCGTGCATGCCCGCGTGCGCAGACTGCCAAGGGTCGTGCCGACCGCTGCTGGGAATGA
- a CDS encoding inorganic diphosphatase has product MNTPRRSAPLAAIGAALLLMTGAVTAADSVLHPFLAAQPKQAPKEVNLAVEIPAGSFTKYEIKEDGLVHVDRFQSMPVAYPANYGSMPRTLAGDNDPLDALVLTREPLHPGVIVRFRPIGYLKMIDNGEHDEKVIGVPTDKVDPSYANIRDLADLPEIERQRIEAFFRVYKDLPAGRNPVQLNGWGNAAEAQALIRESMQRFDAKNPR; this is encoded by the coding sequence ATGAACACACCTCGACGTAGTGCCCCACTGGCCGCCATCGGCGCGGCGCTGCTGCTGATGACCGGTGCAGTGACTGCCGCTGACAGCGTGCTGCACCCGTTCCTGGCCGCGCAGCCAAAGCAGGCCCCGAAGGAAGTGAACCTGGCGGTTGAGATTCCCGCCGGCAGCTTCACCAAGTACGAGATCAAGGAAGATGGTCTGGTGCACGTGGATCGTTTCCAGTCGATGCCGGTGGCCTATCCGGCCAACTACGGTTCGATGCCGCGCACCCTGGCCGGTGACAACGACCCGCTGGACGCGCTGGTGCTGACCCGTGAACCGCTGCATCCCGGGGTGATCGTGCGCTTCCGCCCGATCGGCTACCTGAAGATGATCGACAATGGCGAGCACGACGAGAAGGTGATCGGCGTGCCCACCGACAAGGTCGACCCAAGCTACGCCAACATCCGCGATCTGGCCGATCTGCCCGAGATCGAACGGCAGCGCATTGAAGCGTTCTTCCGGGTCTACAAGGATCTGCCGGCCGGTCGCAACCCGGTGCAGCTCAATGGCTGGGGCAACGCGGCCGAGGCGCAGGCGCTGATCCGTGAGTCCATGCAGCGTTTCGATGCGAAAAACCCTCGCTGA
- a CDS encoding deoxyribodipyrimidine photo-lyase, which produces MSVALVWFRRDLRLQDNPALQAALDAGHDAVPVYIHAPQEEGEWVPGAASDAWRHRSLAALDADLRARGSALVLRAGDSLAELQALIEETGAEAVYWNRKYEPATQPRDATIKRTLREQGIDAQSCNGSLLFEPWDIATQQGQPYKVFTPYWRNVLSHWRLPALQAAPKKLASHGVASRALEELQLAPALDWDAGFWEHWQPGEAGALEALSVFEDGALRGYREQRDLPDRVGTSRMSPHLHFGEIAPWRIAHALEALRSAGTDADIDGYLRQLGWRDFAYHLLHHFPKTPNENLNPRFDRFPWANPSTAQLQDWQRGNTGVPIVDSGLRELWHTGYMHNRVRMIVASYLCKHLRAHWLHGARWFWDTLVDADLANNTMGWQWVAGTGADAAPYFRVFNPVTQAEKFDPQARYITRWVPELAALPVKARFAPWQHPQLLAEKAPGYPRTPLVDLVAGRDAALSAYRSTGGE; this is translated from the coding sequence GTGTCGGTAGCGTTGGTATGGTTCCGCCGTGATCTGCGGCTGCAGGACAATCCGGCCCTGCAGGCCGCACTGGATGCTGGCCATGACGCCGTGCCGGTCTACATCCATGCGCCGCAGGAGGAGGGCGAGTGGGTGCCCGGTGCCGCGTCGGATGCCTGGCGCCACCGCTCGCTGGCCGCGCTGGATGCCGACCTGCGTGCGCGGGGTTCAGCGCTGGTGCTGCGCGCCGGTGACAGCCTGGCCGAACTGCAGGCGCTGATCGAGGAAACCGGTGCCGAGGCCGTCTACTGGAACCGCAAGTACGAGCCGGCCACCCAGCCGCGTGACGCCACCATCAAGCGCACGCTGCGCGAGCAGGGCATCGACGCGCAGAGCTGCAACGGCAGCCTGCTGTTCGAGCCCTGGGACATCGCGACCCAGCAGGGACAGCCGTACAAGGTGTTTACCCCGTACTGGCGCAACGTGCTCAGCCATTGGCGCCTGCCTGCGCTGCAGGCTGCGCCGAAGAAGCTGGCATCGCACGGCGTCGCCAGTCGCGCGCTGGAGGAACTGCAGCTGGCGCCGGCACTGGACTGGGATGCCGGCTTCTGGGAGCACTGGCAGCCGGGCGAAGCCGGGGCACTGGAGGCTCTGTCGGTGTTCGAGGACGGTGCACTGCGCGGGTACCGCGAACAGCGTGACCTGCCGGATCGCGTGGGTACCTCGCGGATGTCGCCGCACCTGCACTTTGGTGAGATCGCGCCGTGGCGCATCGCCCACGCATTGGAGGCACTGCGCAGCGCCGGTACCGATGCCGATATCGACGGCTATCTGCGCCAGCTCGGCTGGCGGGACTTTGCCTACCACCTGCTGCACCACTTCCCGAAGACGCCGAACGAAAACCTCAATCCGCGCTTTGACCGTTTCCCTTGGGCCAACCCCAGCACTGCGCAGCTGCAGGACTGGCAGCGTGGCAATACCGGTGTGCCGATTGTAGATTCAGGCCTGCGCGAGCTCTGGCACACCGGCTACATGCACAACCGGGTGCGCATGATCGTCGCCAGTTATCTGTGCAAGCACCTGCGCGCGCACTGGCTGCACGGTGCGCGCTGGTTCTGGGACACGCTGGTCGATGCCGACCTGGCCAACAACACGATGGGGTGGCAGTGGGTGGCGGGGACCGGGGCTGATGCGGCGCCGTACTTCCGCGTGTTCAACCCGGTGACCCAGGCGGAGAAGTTCGATCCGCAGGCGCGTTACATCACGCGTTGGGTGCCCGAACTGGCAGCGCTGCCGGTGAAGGCGCGCTTCGCCCCGTGGCAGCATCCGCAGCTGCTGGCCGAGAAAGCGCCCGGGTATCCACGCACGCCGCTGGTGGACCTGGTGGCGGGTCGCGATGCCGCGCTCTCCGCTTACCGGAGCACGGGCGGAGAGTAA
- a CDS encoding OmpA family protein, with translation MIRNTTRNVALALMTAAALTACATGGSYVQSDQYGNPTEQQNRTGRGALIGTAVGVAAGLLSGNSATERRQHALVGAGIGALSGAAIGNYQDRQERALRERTANTGIDVQRQGDNITLNLPDGITFDFGKSALKPQFYSSLNGVASTLNEYNQTMIEVVGHTDSIGSDAVNNRLSKERADSVAQYLVGQGVQQVRIETLGAGKAYPIADNSTDAGRAQNRRVEIRVIPLKQ, from the coding sequence ATGATCCGCAACACCACCCGCAACGTTGCCCTGGCCCTGATGACCGCTGCCGCGCTGACGGCGTGCGCCACTGGCGGGTCCTACGTGCAGAGTGACCAGTACGGCAACCCCACCGAGCAGCAGAACCGCACCGGTCGTGGCGCCCTGATCGGTACCGCCGTCGGCGTCGCCGCCGGCCTGCTCAGCGGCAACAGTGCCACCGAACGTCGCCAGCACGCGCTGGTCGGTGCCGGCATCGGCGCACTCAGCGGCGCGGCCATCGGCAACTACCAGGATCGCCAGGAGCGTGCGCTGCGTGAGCGCACCGCCAATACCGGCATCGACGTGCAGCGCCAGGGCGACAACATCACCCTGAACCTGCCGGACGGCATCACCTTCGATTTCGGCAAGTCGGCGCTGAAGCCGCAGTTCTACAGCTCGCTCAATGGCGTGGCCAGCACGCTGAATGAGTACAACCAGACCATGATCGAAGTGGTCGGCCACACCGACAGCATCGGCAGCGATGCGGTGAACAACCGCCTGTCGAAGGAGCGCGCTGACTCGGTGGCCCAGTACCTGGTGGGCCAGGGCGTGCAGCAGGTGCGCATCGAAACCCTGGGTGCCGGCAAGGCTTACCCGATTGCCGACAACAGCACCGATGCAGGCCGTGCGCAGAACCGCCGCGTGGAAATCCGCGTGATTCCGCTCAAGCAGTAA
- a CDS encoding LysR family transcriptional regulator, with protein MSHDLNETLIFVKVVEQGSFIAAAKSLGLPKTTVSRKVQELETRLGARLLHRTTRRLGLTEAGSIYHEHCQRIARELEEAESAVSQLQSGPRGWLRFTVPYAIGITWIAPLLGQFHAQYPEIRLDMHLGNEKLDLIAGEADLALRVGALPDSNLVARKLGSLRTQVFASPAYIERYGEPLHPEELQFHRILAMRKPYHTGNSPRFTWQLGENGGELRDFPVTPLMTANDMSALNGALVCGEGLLLTGDVMAKPFVESGMVRRVLAGWTGPEVDFNAVFAGGRLVSPKVRAFVDFLVEKLNFDANYMLAQCPAAKLARQQQEKEDAVLESSGKRILEKVTAAA; from the coding sequence ATGTCCCACGATCTCAATGAGACGCTGATCTTCGTCAAGGTGGTTGAGCAAGGCAGCTTCATTGCCGCTGCCAAATCGCTCGGCCTGCCCAAGACCACGGTCAGCCGCAAAGTACAGGAGCTGGAAACGCGCCTGGGCGCGCGGCTGCTGCACCGGACCACGCGCCGGCTCGGGCTGACCGAAGCCGGTTCGATCTATCACGAGCACTGCCAGCGCATTGCACGCGAACTGGAAGAAGCCGAAAGCGCGGTGAGCCAGCTGCAGTCCGGCCCGCGTGGCTGGCTGCGGTTTACCGTGCCGTATGCCATCGGCATCACCTGGATCGCGCCGCTGCTGGGCCAGTTCCACGCGCAGTACCCCGAAATCCGCCTGGACATGCACCTGGGCAACGAGAAGCTGGACCTGATTGCAGGTGAAGCCGATCTTGCGCTGCGCGTCGGTGCCCTGCCCGATTCCAACCTGGTCGCGCGCAAGCTGGGCAGCCTGCGCACACAGGTGTTTGCCAGCCCGGCCTACATCGAGCGCTATGGCGAGCCGCTGCATCCGGAAGAGCTGCAGTTCCATCGCATCCTGGCGATGCGCAAGCCGTACCACACCGGCAATTCGCCGCGCTTTACCTGGCAGCTGGGCGAGAACGGCGGCGAGCTGCGCGATTTCCCGGTGACCCCGTTGATGACCGCCAATGACATGTCGGCGTTGAACGGCGCACTGGTGTGCGGCGAAGGCCTGCTGCTGACCGGCGATGTGATGGCCAAGCCGTTCGTCGAATCGGGCATGGTGCGCCGCGTGCTGGCCGGTTGGACCGGCCCGGAAGTGGACTTCAACGCGGTATTCGCCGGCGGCCGCCTGGTCTCGCCGAAGGTGCGTGCCTTCGTCGATTTCCTGGTGGAGAAGCTCAACTTCGACGCCAACTACATGCTGGCGCAGTGCCCGGCCGCGAAGCTGGCACGGCAGCAGCAGGAAAAGGAAGATGCCGTGCTGGAAAGCAGCGGCAAGCGCATCCTTGAAAAGGTGACCGCGGCGGCGTGA
- a CDS encoding SDR family NAD(P)-dependent oxidoreductase — protein MNGILTPEVLVLGGTGAVGQGVVGALLEAGSPVLVVGRDPGRLAALHEQFADEPGLQTMLGSLSDDRSAQVLAERVVQRPRPLAAVVAAMGGPYNRGRVIDRSGDALMGAFQADLMPHAHAVRHLLPLLQDNPHARRYVMIGSPAGAKPWAGYGETSITTAALRMYAQVVHQEAQAVGVRAQMLEVCSPVCTPANAANACIEWPSSLLVGRRVVSLLDSGCRDNRAIVRCDSSDAELPRGLLNLDLPPLWRDTAGVA, from the coding sequence GTGAATGGGATTCTGACGCCCGAAGTCCTGGTCCTTGGCGGCACCGGTGCCGTCGGCCAGGGCGTGGTCGGTGCCCTGCTGGAGGCCGGCAGCCCGGTCCTGGTGGTGGGTCGCGACCCGGGCCGACTGGCGGCACTGCACGAGCAGTTCGCCGATGAGCCGGGCCTGCAGACGATGCTGGGCTCGCTCAGCGATGACCGCTCCGCACAGGTGCTCGCCGAACGCGTGGTGCAGCGGCCCCGTCCGCTGGCGGCCGTCGTCGCCGCGATGGGCGGCCCGTACAACCGTGGCCGTGTCATCGACCGCAGCGGCGATGCCCTGATGGGTGCGTTCCAGGCCGACCTGATGCCGCATGCCCACGCGGTGCGCCACCTGCTGCCGCTGCTGCAGGACAACCCGCACGCCCGCCGCTACGTGATGATCGGCAGCCCTGCAGGTGCCAAACCCTGGGCCGGCTACGGCGAAACCTCGATCACCACCGCAGCGCTGCGCATGTACGCGCAGGTGGTGCACCAGGAAGCGCAGGCCGTGGGCGTGCGTGCGCAGATGCTGGAAGTGTGCAGCCCGGTATGCACCCCGGCCAATGCGGCCAACGCCTGCATCGAGTGGCCGAGCTCGCTGCTGGTCGGCCGCCGCGTGGTGTCCCTGCTGGACAGCGGATGCCGCGACAACCGCGCCATCGTCCGCTGCGACAGCAGCGATGCGGAACTGCCGCGCGGCCTGTTGAACCTCGACCTGCCGCCACTGTGGCGCGACACCGCAGGCGTTGCTTGA
- a CDS encoding efflux RND transporter periplasmic adaptor subunit, protein MTSPNTTPHRFRHRLAMAGVSILAAAVLAACSGGHAEEAGAPPPPQVSAAPVLVKPISQWDEFSGRVEAVQSVELRPRVSGYIDKVNYVEGEEVKKGAVLFTIDARSYQAEYDRAAAELARARTQASLARSESERAKRLSEQQAISTETAEQRRAAADQSGAAVQAAQAALDAARLNLEFTKVRAPIDGRAGRAMVTAGNLVTAGDSASVLTTLVSLDTVFVYFDADESTFLRYAQMARKGERPSERDSELPVKVGLSGEEGYPHTGKVDFLDNQVARSTGTIRVRALLDNADRQFTPGLFARVQLLGSGQFQAMLIDDKAVLTDQDRKYVYVVDKDGKAQRRDIQLGRTAEGLRIVEHGLAAGDKVIIDGVQKVFMPGMPVQAKAVAMQPSPAPAPGRDATAALNR, encoded by the coding sequence ATGACTTCCCCCAACACCACCCCACACCGTTTCCGCCATCGCCTGGCGATGGCCGGCGTGTCGATCCTCGCAGCCGCAGTACTGGCCGCCTGCAGTGGCGGCCATGCCGAAGAGGCCGGCGCACCGCCGCCGCCGCAGGTCAGTGCCGCCCCGGTGCTGGTCAAGCCGATCAGCCAGTGGGACGAGTTCAGCGGCCGCGTCGAGGCCGTGCAGAGCGTCGAGCTGCGTCCGCGCGTGTCCGGCTACATCGACAAGGTCAATTACGTTGAAGGCGAAGAAGTGAAGAAGGGCGCTGTCCTGTTCACCATCGACGCCCGCAGCTACCAGGCCGAGTACGATCGCGCTGCCGCTGAACTGGCCCGCGCTCGCACCCAGGCCAGCCTGGCCCGCAGCGAGTCCGAGCGTGCCAAGCGTTTGTCCGAACAGCAGGCCATTTCCACCGAGACCGCCGAACAGCGTCGTGCCGCAGCCGATCAGTCCGGTGCGGCGGTGCAGGCTGCGCAGGCCGCACTGGATGCAGCCCGCCTCAACCTGGAGTTCACCAAGGTGCGCGCGCCCATCGACGGCCGTGCCGGCCGGGCGATGGTCACCGCCGGCAACCTGGTCACTGCCGGCGACAGCGCCAGCGTGCTGACCACGCTGGTCTCGCTGGACACCGTCTTTGTGTACTTCGATGCCGACGAAAGCACCTTCCTGCGCTACGCCCAGATGGCGCGCAAGGGCGAACGCCCGAGCGAGCGTGACAGCGAACTGCCGGTGAAGGTTGGCCTGTCCGGTGAAGAGGGCTACCCGCACACCGGCAAGGTCGATTTCCTCGACAACCAGGTGGCGCGCAGCACCGGCACCATCCGGGTCCGTGCACTGCTGGACAACGCTGACCGCCAGTTCACCCCGGGCCTGTTCGCCCGCGTGCAGCTGCTGGGCAGCGGCCAGTTCCAGGCCATGCTGATCGACGACAAGGCCGTGCTGACCGACCAGGACCGCAAGTACGTGTACGTGGTGGACAAGGATGGCAAGGCGCAGCGCCGTGACATCCAGCTCGGTCGCACCGCCGAAGGCCTGCGCATCGTCGAACACGGCCTGGCCGCTGGCGACAAGGTCATCATCGATGGCGTGCAGAAGGTCTTCATGCCGGGCATGCCGGTGCAGGCCAAGGCGGTGGCGATGCAGCCCTCGCCGGCGCCCGCGCCGGGCCGCGATGCCACCGCTGCCCTGAACCGCTGA